The window TGTTAGCCTTATTGGAATTTAAGTAGATGGAAGATATATTCAAAGAAGCAGCCATAAAAAAAGAAAAGCTGGAAAAAGAGTTTGTTGATTTGCCAGAAACAATTATAACTGGAGTTGTTGGAGCTAATGGACCTGGAGCTGGAAAGGTTCCTTCCGATAAGTATTGGTCCTTAAACCTATCTCTAATAGCCTGGAAGGAGCTTGGGGGGCAGATTAATGATTCAAAACTTATTCTTTCAAAGAACCTAGCTGATGGTGAGCTAGAAGATATTCGTGCTAATGTCGAGAGAGAATCTTTAGTCCAATTTGCAGTGAAGTTGTCTAAAAATAGTCCATTCGGTGATGCAAGAGCCCAGCTCATATCTATTTTGGATACACCAGATGATGCTGAACTAAAAGCTGTGCTCGAAAAATTTAAGGAACCTGTGGAAATTACACATCCTGAGTTTGGCACTCTAGTTCTTGATCGATCTGTAGACTGGTTTGAAGGCACTATGAATTGGATGGGAGAGCAAATTAGAATATCCGCTTCGTTGGATAGAGAAGACGGCTCACCGGATTCGAGTCTTAAGACTCTAGAGGCTCTGTGCGGCGACGCTAGTAATTGGTCAAAGAAAATAACAGATTACGCTGTTTCGGAACTTCTTGAGTTGAAAAATGACAACTGGCTGATGGATGGTCAAGGGGAATTAACAGCTTCAGACTTTACCAATGCAATGAAACTTGAATCTATTACTGTCTACCCAGATGGAGAGTTTGATTTTTGGCATAATGATGGTGATTTATTCTGGGGGCATTCGATCCTCATTTCTGGCACTTTATCTGAAGGACCCAATAATGCAGATATACCAGGCTAACAAACGCATGTTGCCGGACTGGTTTTCTGCTGCGCTCCAAACCAGCCGCAAATGCGGGCGTTAAATTGCATCTGGACGTCAATAGGAGATTCAGCATTGGGAGCTCGTGAATATCATCTTTATAGAGCAAAATTTATTAAACCTGCTCAACTACCTTTGTTTGCTGAAAACAAATCTTCGATGGAACTATTTCTTAGTTCCATACATGATAAACCAAATTATTCACTATCTAGTGGCAGCGAGTGGCACTTAGGTAATGTCAAAATGATAGGGTATTCCTCCGGTTCATTTGCAGTGGGAAGAACAACAAAAACCACTTTTGAAAAATTTAATAAAGAAACTGGTGACTTTCTAGATGAATTAGATGACTCTGCTCCTTATACAATTGTTATCTTTGATGCCAAAATTGGATTACTTGGTATTTCAAAAAAATCGAAACTCGCTCCAAATGCATCAAGTATTGCTAGGCGTATTAAGGACTTGCTTTTAACTACTAATACTGCGATTGAATCAGGTATAGATGTAAGAGTTGACGTAATTCCTGATCCAGAAGACTTCTTGGATAAACTTCGAGGAGCATATTCAATTAGAAAATTTAGAGCAACATTTACTGGTCCTAACCCTATTGATGCAGACGAACTTTTTCAAAAACCGCTTTCTGTATATGCACAAAGTATGGGGGCAGTATCAGGAACCCTAGAGGTGGTTGGCGAAGCGTTGAACGAAGACGTTGCTGAATCTGTAGCAAAATCGACTGCTGCAACCGGAAATACAGCTTCTGCTAGAGTGGTTCCTTCTGAAGGTGTAAAGGCCAAAAACATTAAAATGAAAGGAGATGCTGTTGTAGTAACTGTCGATGAAGATGCGTCAATCTTGCAAGTGTTGGAACAAATGCAAGTTGAATATATGAGGGTTAGGGGATGATCAATGAAACTGAAATTAAAGATTCAGAAGATCTAATTCGCTCATTGAATCAATTGCCTAATAATTTTATCTTCAGAGGGCATGCTGACGCCAGTTGGAAGCTCGAGTCAACTCTTGAACGTACCATTGGCAAAAAATGGTCAACCGAACTAGCTCGGAAGTTCGAGGATCACTACTTGAATTTATTCAAATCGAAGTATCATATTTACAATGGCAGCGAACATGAGCCAAAAAGTAAATTAGCTTGGCTATCCGTAATGCAGCATTATGGCGCTCCAACACGTCTGATAGATTTCACCGAAAGCCCTTATGTCGCTTTATATTTTGCTCTGGAAGCATACAACCCTCTACTGAAAAATGATCTTGCTATATACGCTATTGATTACAACTCGATCATGGATGAATCATTGGCTTATATTTCCAGACGTGATTCAAGCTTTAAGAAAACTAGACATGAAATTATTGGCAAGCAAGATGAGCTTTTTGATGATGTAGTTGACCGTTTTTCTTATGAGGTTGTTTGGATTACCGAGCCTCTTGAATTAAATGCCAGAATTGATCGACAATCAGGAACATTTTTAATTTCTGGTGATAAAGAAAAAAGAATAGAAGACCTTCTTTCTAATGATATGTATAAAAATGTTGAAATAATAAAATTCATCATCCCTAATGAAATGTATGAAAATATTTATGCTCTTTTAAGGAAGATGAATATAAATGCAAAGACTATTTATGGTGACTTGGGTGGGCTAGCAAAGTCAATCAAAATGGATATGCAGGTACATGCAATTTAACAAGGCGCTGCTACGGAAAATTTGCTCGCTAGCGCTCTTAAATTTCCGCAGAGCACGGCGTTAGCCACCTTGAGGAGTTTTAGCTTGATCAAATACATTGACCAAACCCAGCTGTCAGAATTCAAAAAGTGCCTTACTGATATCAGGAAGAATTTTGGTAAGAAAAATACAAAAAATATCGACCTATCTTATGGCGTGGAAGGAAACACTTTTCGAGCTTATCGAGGCTTCACAAAACCTCCGAGCAGCATATTCCAAGAGTGGGCAAGACCATACACAGAGAAAATAATAAAGGCACAACCTTCTGCCGCCGTCTCCACGGAGAGCAACTTTAAAAAATGGCACTCTGATACCGCAATTCCTTTAAGCTCTCAATGGAATAAAGCTCAAGACAAAGGTCTCTCTTTCGCACACACATACAAACTGGTCGATCTATACATTAAATGGCTAAGCCAGTTTGAGTTCCAAGATAAAAGCTTTGTGGCGCATCTAACCAAATATGCCTCATGCGCACTAGATAGCCAAACATTAAATAAAATCAATATTTGTTACAGCAAGTGCCTACCCATTAGCAATCCGCGCATGGGAGACATACACAACGCAAGCACATACGAACTTTGCCAAGAAATTATTGGAAACTTCTGCCAGAGTGCAGGCGCAACCAAACTAGAATTTGATTTTTGGGCCTGGAGAAAAGGCGGCTAACAAGTGACTGTGGCATCCAATATATTAATTATCAATTCCTATTGCTCTATACCTCACCATCTTTGGCTACTAGATAAAATAAAAACCTAAGGTTACCAACGTACTAGATATATTTTATCTAAATACAACAAGGAGAATATATGTATATTTCATGGTTTAGCTGGGGCTCCCCTGTAGGGGTAGGTATTTTTATTGCGTGTATCGGGATATTCTTTTGGGGTTTGTTTTCTGGCATTGCAATGCTGAATAAATCCAAGGAAGTGTCGAAATCAGAAAATTAAGATGAAAGAGTCGAGCGCTCTTTGCAGGCAGGCATCTAAACCAAAGCTATCGGTGCTTGTCTGCCGCACATTGGCCTTCAATTAGAAATAAAGGACATCCACCTTCTGAGTAACAAAAGTCCAGTTCTCGTATTGCATCGACAGTGCAGTATTAATCAGCCTTGAAGATGTTTACTTCGCTCTGATGCCACGTTTTGCCGTTAAAAACGCAAATCCAAGGCAAGCGATACGATCAGCGACTGCTGAGGGTATGTGAGCGTGGTGCTGTGAGGGGTTAAGCGGCTTTTATCGGTGGGCCGACTACGTTACGAGGACGTGTCATGGCCGAAGCCTTTATCAAGAGAGGGGTCTTTTAAGGCGAGTTTTCGCGAGGCAACTTCGCCATGATTGGATGGGTTCCCTTTTTCTCGCTGTTCTTGGCCAAGCAAGAAAGTTGCTCACCTGCCGGGGCGAACCCTGGCGTTCAAAAACTGGAACAGTTACTTCAAAAGGAGATGTGCGATGAGGAAGTCTCTGCTGTTGATACTCTTGGTTTTCCTATCAGGATGCGCTCAAAATTCCGGTGTCATTCCCATGGGTGATAATACCTATATGGTCTCCAGGCAAGCTGCAACGGGGTTCACTGGCATGGGTACGTTAAAAGCCGATGCTTTGAAGGAAGCCGCAGCGTACTGCCAATCGCAGCATAAAGAGTTAAAGGTTATTCAAGTGATAGATGCACAGCCGCCTTTTGTGATGGGTAATTTTCCTAAGTCTGAAGTGCAATTTTCCTGTATTCAATGAGTGTCAGCCCAGCAGAAAATCTCTATAAGCCACTGATTAAAAAGTCTTTAAGACCACAGGCGAAGGATCAACTACCCTAATAAACACACTATAAAAACAGGGAACAGGTTATGCAGAGCAAGTACCAATCCTTTAAAGATTTCTACCCCTTTTATCTTGAGCAACACCGTAACCAGACTTGTCGGCAGCTGCATTTTTGGGGCTCGACGGTGGTGGTGTTGCTGGTGTTGGCAGCGGCGGTGACCGAGCAGTGGTGGTATCTGGGCTTAACGCCGGTGGCGGGGTATGGCTTTGCCTGGGTGGGGCACTTCTTCTTTGAAAAGAACCGGCCGGCGACCTTTAGCCACCCCTTATACAGCCTGATGGGGGATTGGGTGATGTACAAGGACATGCTGGTGGGTAAGTTGCCGTTTCAGGCCCAGCACTGAGCTTGCCAATAAAAAAGGCACACAAGGGCCTTTTTTATTGGCGCAACGGTGAGTTCAGCGTTTTACGCAAACAAAGATGGCGTTACCTGAGGCCTGGTCCCAGGGCAGTATCTTGTCGTAGTCGTGCTCGAAGATATGCACCTCAAATAGCGGCGCCAGCAAAGCCTCAAGTTCGGCGAAAGTCACCGCCACCATGGGGTGTTCGTCCTGCCAGAAGGCGATATCCCCCTGGTGGTGGCGCTCGATATGCAGGCGCAGGGATTGGCGCTCCCCTTCCCCGCCGTAGTGCCAACCGGAGCGGAACCAGAAAAGGGCGTCGTCCTGGCTGGCGCTGTGGCTCACCGATGAGCTGTTGTCGATTTTCAGCCTGTCTACGGCGTTAAAGGCAAAGACCCCGCCGCTACCCAGAGCCCGGTGTACCTGAGCGATACAGGCCTTGAGATTGGCAATGCCATCGCAGTAGTGAAGGGAATACAAAAAGCAGGTGATGAGATCCAGCGGCGCCTCAACCTCAAAATCGCACATGTTTTGCAGCGTAAAACGGGCCTCGGGGCAGCGCTTGGCGGCTAAATCCAGCATCGGCTGGTTGATGTCGAGGCCGCTGCTGTCAAACCCTGCATCCAGGAAGTGGCGCACATGGGGGCCGGTGCCGCAGGCCAAGTCCAGGTGGCGGGTGCCCTGGTTGCCGAAAATGTGGTGCAGCCGTTGCAGGCTCTGGCTTTGCGCCTGGTAGTTGATGTCGGCACACATCAGATCGTAATAGCCGGAAAGGTCGGTATAAAGAGCGGTGCGAGACATGCAATACAGCGCCTGAAGCTGAGGGTGGCGCATAGTACACTGAGCCGGTGAAAAAGTATTCGATAAATTCCCCCCAAAGGAGCCCGCCGTGAGTGGCATTACCCACCTTGAAACCTTGCTTAAATCCATGTCGCCCGAGCTTAAGGCCGGGGACTTTGTGTTTTGCACCCTGCCCGGCAGCCTTGCCGATTACGTTTCCTTGTCGCCACTCGCCAGCTTTATTGAAGCCGAAGGGCTGACCCTTATCTTGGACGCTGCCACCGCCGCCGCCCATGGCCTGCCGGCATCGCCCCCTTACCGGCAAATTACCCTTAATGTGCATTCCAGCCTCGAAGCGGTGGGGCTAACCGCCGCCTTTGCCACTACCCTTACCCAGCATGGCATCAGCGCCAATGTGGTGGCCGGTTACTATCACGACCACATCTTTGTGCCCACCGCCAAGGCCGAGCTGGCCCTGGCGGCCCTTCAAGCCCTTAGCCAGTGCGACTCACCCCAGGAGAATGGATGGTCCACCTGATCAGTCAATGGATAACCGCCACCAACCAGCACTTTGCCCATCAGCGCCTGCCATGCAGCCGCTTTAGTGGCCCATTCACCGGGTTTTACTCACCCGAGTTTCTGGCAAGCAGTTACTACGTGGTAACAGAACATCTGCCCAAACCCGACTACCCCGAGCTAAGAGCGGCAGGCTTTAGCGACTTTATCGATATGCCCGCCAGCGCCATTACCTACGTTGATACCTACTACATCACGCCAGCCGCCATGGCGTCGCTGCGCACCCATTTTCACGAACTGGTGCATGTGCAGCAGTGGCTGCAACTGGGTCAGGAAGGCTTTATTGCCCGTTATATGGCAGAGCTTGGCCAGCATGGTTATGACCAGGCCCCATTGGAACGAATGGCTTATGAGCTGGACGGGCACTTCAATGCGCGTGGCGCGGCGCTACCTGTGGCGCAGTTTGTGGCGAAAAATCTGTAAGCACTTGTTATAAAACTACTATCCAGCCTTTAAACCGGCCAACAAATAAAGTAGACATGGAAATTACTGCTGACGAAGGAAGAGGTATCAGCATGGATTCTGTCACTACTCCCGCCAAACGCCCCCCTGTCGCCCTGTGGGTAAAAGCTCTGTGGTATCCGGTTGTAGCCCTGGGTATTTGGGGCATTTACGCTGATTTTGTCCCATCAGACAAACTGGCTTTTTACAGTGTTCGGTTAACGCTGCTGTTGTCGGTGGTGCTGACATTCTGGGTTTGGTGGGCCTTTATTTCCGGGCGCGCCAAGGTGAAAGCAGGCACTCCCGATGTCATGAAGTTCTTAGCCATGCTTATGGTGCCGCCCATGATGTGGTTTCTAATATGGTTGGCATTGGCTCAAGGTCTGCCGGCGCTTATTACCCGCTTTACAGGCAGCCCTTACCAAGAGGCCGCCCGCTTTGAAAAGCAACACCAGCATGACCGTTATATGTGTGATTACCGCTTAAGCAGCGATTTTCTATTCCATGCTTTCCCAAGCTTTCTTTGCAGCAATAAAGAATTTGTATTGGCTGAGCCAAAAGACGCGGTGCTAAACCTCAAGGGCTATCGCAATGCTTTGGGGTTTGATATCACCGACTACCAGCTGTTTTACCCCAAAGTGCTGCGCCGTATCGATCCGCACTACCCGCCAGCAGCGGCAGCGAAAGGTATTGAAGGCTTTGTGGAAATGGCCTTTGACATCGACCCGAACGGAGTGCCGGTGAACATTCATATAGCCGACGCTAAACCTCGGGGCGTTTTCGACGGCGCCGCTGCCGAGGCACTCAAGCAATGGCGCTACCAGCCGCTGAGCATCAACGGCTATCACGCCACCTTGCCCGCGCAGCACCTAAAACTTCGCTTCAGGTTAAAAGGCCAGGCTCACGCCCACAGCTAACCTCCGGTTTGGGTGATATCAAACTGGCGGATGGTTTCAACAAGAGCCGTAGCGGCAGCCGACAAACTGGTGTCGGCCAGGGTGACAATGCCGATGCCGCGGGCAATTTTCGGCTCATCGAGGGCGAGGCAGCGGCAACCCAGCGCCTGCATGTCATCAATACAAATGCTTGGCACTATGCTCACCCCCAAACCGCTCGCCACCATTTTGCCCAAGGTGCTCAACTGGTGGCTTTCAAAGGCTACCTCCAGCCGCTGGTGAGTCAGAGCCAGTTGCTGCTCGATAAGGCTTCGCACCACAGAGGGGCGCTGCAAAGCAACAAAGGGGTAGTGGCACAGCTGCGCCCAGGTTAAAGAGCTGGCGCCGGCCAGCTCGCTCTGCCCTGGCACCACGGCCACAAAGCGGTCTTGGTAAAGCGGGGTAAACGCCAGCTCGCCCAAAAACTCGGGGGCAAAGCACAGTCCTACTTCCACCTCGTGGCTGCGTACCCTGTCCAGCACCTGTTCGTTGATTACGTCATGCACGGCCACATGCACATCGGGGTAGCGGCGCTGAAAGGCCACCAGCATTCCCGGCAGCAAGGTGGCCGACACCGAGGGCATGGCGGCAATGCCCACCTTGCCGCTTTTCAGGGTGAAGTAGTGGCGCATGGTGTCTTCGGCGTTTTCCATATCCACCACGATGCGCCGGGCCATGGGCAAAAAGAGTTTGCCCTCCGGGGTAAGAGCCACCTTGCGGGTGCTGCGGGTAAAAAGGGCGCCGCCAAGGCTGGCTTCCAGCTCTTTGATTGCCAGGCTCAAGGCCGGGCGGGAGAGAAACACCAGCTCGCTGGCAGCAGCAAAGTTAAGGGTTTGCGCCACCGCCAAAAACGCCTTTAACTGCTTTAAGGTCATACCGTTACACCAAATCAGCCCAAGCCCTAGCATACCCTGCCACCGGCCCCTGGCAAGCCATCTGCTCTGGCAACAAAAAAACCCCGCAATTGCGGGGCTTTTTATTGGTGCTTGCCTTACAGGGAGTAACGGATCCCTAGGGCAAAGGTGCGGCTGTAGAGCGAGTTGCCGAAGTTGTAGATGTCTTCGTTCTGATAGTAGGACTTGTAAATCTCTTTGGTGAGATTGGTGGCGTCCAGGGTCACCATCAGGTTGTCGGAGACGTTGTAACTGAGCTGGAAGTCCAGGCTCTGCTCGGGGCGGCGATACACACCACGCGGGTTGGCGAACTGTGCGGCCTCGTAGTTATTCAACCATTTGTCACGCCATACGTAGGACAGGCGGGCATCAATGGGGCCGTGCTCGTAAATCAGCACCGTGCTGTAGGACTTCTTGGACACCCCAAACATATCGCGGCTGATATAGCCTATTTTCTCGCCAGTAGTGATGTTGTACTGCGGCACATCCTGGCTGGAATCGAGGAAGGTGGCGCTGGCCTGGATGCCAATCCCATCAAGCCAAGATGGTAGGCCATCCGGGAAGTAGACAGTACCCAATTCAATCCCTTCGAGCTTACCGTTGGAGGTGTTATCCGGTCGGCTCAGGATGTAATCAACAGGAGCAGGGTCCGTCGGGTCCTGTGCTGTGTACAAACTCAACGAGTCATAAACCAGGCCATCGATTTTGCGTTTAAAGTATGTCCCGTAAAGCGCATTCCCCTTTCCAAAATACCACTCAAGAGACAAGTCATAATTCTTCGACTCCACGGGTTTCAGATTGGGGTTACCGCCCGACGCATCCCCGGTATCGGAGTTAGTCAGTGGCTTTTGCTTAGTGATGTGCGGGTTAAGTTGGCCAAATTCGGGCCGACGCAGGGTTTCGGTGTAGGCAAAACGCGCCATCAGATCGTCGGTGATATAAAAGCGGCCGATAAAGCTGGGCAGCAATTTGTCGTTGCTGGTTTTACCGTCCTTCGACACCATGGTGGTGGGCAGGCGGTTGCCATCGTCATCCTGTTGCTTGGTGTAGGTGTTGAAGGTCATGTCGGTATCCGACTTGACGTAACGCACCCCCATTTCGCCATCGACCCGGTGCCCGAACAAGTCGGTGTCAAAGTCGGTTTCCAGATAGGCCGCGTAGCTTTTCTCAGTGATATCAAAGGTCTTTTGCAGCACCAAATCGTAAGGGCTAAAGCCATACAGGCTGCGGTAAGCATCACGCTGGTCATAAAGGTTGTAGCCATTGGCCACTACCCAGCCGCTGGGCACATCGGCTTCGCCGTCAAAGAAGCTGGGGTTGATGTAGGTCATGTCGTCGGCAAGGGCGGTGTTGCTGGCAGACAAGTCACCATCAGCACCTCGGGCATAACTCTCGGCACCGCGGCGCTCATAACGCACCCCGGCCTTAAGGCGGTTAAAGATACCGGCATCGAGCAGGTAGTCGCCGTCCATGGTCCAGGCGATGGAATCGCCCTCGTCCTTGCCGCCGTTGTCGTACATCTGTGCCAGGTTCCACGGCACATCTTGCAGGTTTACCCGGGTTTGATAGTCGTCTTGCACAAAGGCCCAGGCAGGCAGGCCGTTGTCGGCGTTAAAGTCTACCGCGACGTTGGGAATACCGATGGCATTGGCCCTAAGCGCCACAAAGTCGGTCTTGTACTTACTGGTTTGGTAGACCACTTCGGATTTCAGCTGAAAATCGGAGCTGATGTCCCACTTACCGCCCAGGGCATAGACATAGCTGTCGGTCTTGCTCTTGGTGTAATCACCGCTACTCCACACCGCTGGGCTACCAACAATACGGGATTTCACGACATTGGTGCCGTCGTAGTAGGTGGGCGCCGGGGTATTGGCCAAGTCGCCCCACCAATCCACATAGCTGAACAACATGGAGTTGAAGCTTTCGTTGCGAAAACCGTTGTAGAAGGTCTCGAACAGGTATTGGGATTTGTCGTTCGGTGCCCATTGCAGCGAGATATTAAACGCCGGGCGCTCGCGCTTGCCGTTGAGATCGTTCTCAAAGATGGCGTCGCGAGACAGCACATAAGGCACGTCGGCTTCGGTAACGTTGCCTTCACTGTCTTCTAGATTAAAGGTCGATCCTGCGGCATTGGGCAGGCCGTTATCCAAGCCTTTTGGCCAGCCATCAAAGATACGCACCAGATCATCGGCCCGAAACGGCACCACGGCGCCAGGGGTCACGTTCTGGTCGCGATAGTGAGTGCGAGCGTAAGAAACGTTCACCAGGGCGCCTACTTCACCAATGTTGGTGTCCCAGCGGTTACTGGCCAGGGCGCTGACGACAGGGTCGGTTTTGTCCGGTTGGTCGGCATAAACGCCACGGGCGGCCAGCACGAATTTGCTGCCGTCAAAGTCAAAGGGGCGCTGGGTGTGGATGTCGATTTGCCCGGCAATACCGCTGGAGAGCTGGTGGGCGCCACGGGTTTTGTAGACATCCACACTTTTCAAAAGGGCGGCGGGAATGTCTGCCACCGCCACCTGGCGGCCAGCGGCGGTAAAGATCTGGCGGCCGTTGACGGTGGTGGTTACATCGGTCAGGCCGCGGATGGTCACGGTGCTGACTTCACCGCCCCCACGGTCGGTGGTCTGCACACCGGTAACCCGTTGCAGCGCTTCCACCAGGTTGTTATCCGGGAATTTGCCGATGTCTTCGGCAACGATGGAGTCCACCACCTGCACGCTTTGCTGCTTGATGGCCATGGACTTGTTCAAACTGCCACGAATACCGGTGACTTCAATGACCTCGGTATCGTCATCTTCTTTTTTCTTGGCTTTATTGGCCGGGCCATCGGGCTGTTGCTGATCTGCCGAAACAGCGGCATTGCGGGCCAGGGCCTGGTCGTCCTCCGGTGTGGCGGCCATGGCACCCATGGACGACAGCACCAGCGCGACAGAGGCGCTTAACATGCTTTTCTTGAACATTCGTTCCCCCAACAGGTTTTTGTAACCGCAGGTCTTTGCCTGCACACTTTTTGTTTGCTGCTAATGATAAAAAGTATTGTATGAAGATTAAATTTTCAACATTTATTTGTAATATTTTCAATTATTTATGAAGTTAAAATCACAAAAAAAGGCACTACCCACCATGAGATGGGTAAAGCCTTCTTCACTGACAAATACAGCCTTACCAAAGCCCTCTTAAGGCGGCGTAAAGTGCATTTTGCTGTTCCTCATCAGGGGCGGCGCACAAAAAAGTGCTGACAGCGCCCGTCGGTTGCCGGCGCCTGGTTAATGGCGGCGCCATCGGCCAGGGCGCAGCTGGCCAGATCCAGGCTCTGCTGGCTGTGGCGGTTGATAAACTGCACCGCGCCATCTCCTTTCAAATCCATCGACCATTGGCTTTGTGGCCCGCCGCAGGCCGCCATGACCACGGCTGCCCCAGCCGCCAGGGATTGGTCTTTTACTGCCAGGCACTGCTGGCTACCTTCGGGTGAAAGCTGCACATAGCCGCTGTCGGCTGCTTTCACTTGCCAGCGTTGGTCTTGGCCTTGGTCATAAGCGCGCTGCACCAACTGCCCCTTGGCAAGGCTCATTACCTTGCCGCTCTGGGCCGACACCAGGGCAACCGCTCCCAGTGGCAGAGCCTGCCACTGGCCAAGGGATTGGCCTTGCTGACTAAGGCTAATCAGGCCGTCTTTACCGGCGCCAAGCTGCCATTGTTGGCAAGCGAGGTTTTGCCAGGGTTGAAGCGCCGCGCCGCAACTCTGGCCGGTCAAAAACCGGCCTTGGCTGTCTGCAAGGCGATACTGGCCGGCAAGCGTGGGGTCCAGCACCCAGGCTTTTTGCCCTTCAAGGAGTTTGCCGTTTTGGCTGAGCTGCCAGGTTGCCCCTTGCGGCACTACCGTCAACGGGCCGTTCTCGCCACTGGGCGCGGCTATCAAAGTTTGCTCGGAGGCGGGTTGGCCAAAATCGGGGCTGCCGTCTTGATGCCAGCCAAAGGGCTGGGCACGCAGGGAGCGGGTCAGGCCGCAGCCTTCGCTTTCCTTGCTGTTGCCGTGGTAGACCAGCCAGTTTTCTTTGCCATCCGGGGATTTGAAAAAGCCGTTATGACCGGGACCAAACACGCCATTACCGCGCTCAAACACCGGCTGGGCGGCATGGGTCCAGGCTTTAGGGTCCAGCGGGTTGTCGCCGGTCAGCTCAATCTGGGCCAGCTTGTAATCGGGGGTGTCGCAAAAGCTGGCCGAGTAAATCACAAAGGTGCGGCCATCGTGCTTAAGCACTTCCGGGCCTTCATTGACCTTGCGCCCGGACTGGGCCCAGGGCTGGGTAGGCCGGGTCAGCACCACTTTGGGGCCGGTGATGGTCCAGGGGTTTTTCATCTCGGCGATGAAGTTGCGCTGCTCGTCACCCACCCATTCGGACCACAGCAGATAGAGCTTGCCGCCGTGTTCGAGGTAGGTGCCGTCGATATTCCAGGTACCCGGCATGGGCGAGCCTTTGTAGCTGTAGGGGCCCATGGGGTCGTCACCGGCGCTTTCCAGCACCGACAGATGCTGGCCGTCGTAGTTTTCCTGCTTGCCGGAGGTGAACATCAAAAACCAGCGGTAGCCCTCGGGGCGCTTGAGGCGATGAAATTCAAAAGCCCAGAAATTACAGCAACTTTTAGGGTCGGTTTCTGACCACAGATAAACCGGCGGCGCATCTTTGAGGCCAGCCAGGGTTGGGGATTTGCGCATCACCAACTGGGAGCTCCAGGTGGTGGTGGTCAGGTAGTAGTTACCGTCGAAGTACTCAAGCCAAGGATCGGCCCCGTTAGGGAAAATGGGGTTGGTAAAGCTGCCATCGACCTTGGCCACGTCGGACGAAGCAGTACTTTGCTGCTGGCTGGCACTGCAACCTCCCAGGGCTAGCGCCATGGCCAGGCTCAAAACGGCTACCTTCGGTGCTGACATGCTTTTGGTTACTCCCCACATTCCACTGCCGGGGCGAGGCGCTGCGCCTCAAGCCCGGTAAGCCAGGTTGCCTGCCGCGGCAACCAAATTCACATTTGTATTACTATATGAGTGGAGTGTAAGAAGAACTGTTATCAGGTTCAACCCCAAAGTTAACCTTTTGGGAATGCCGTGAACGTAAAGATGAGGATTGTGAAGCAGGATGCAGCTTGCCAGACTGGTCTGACCAAAAAAAGCCCCTTCCACGGACGAAGGGGCGCGGGGACTCAGGGCTCCAGTTGGCTCTTAAAGCTATCCAGCACTTTTGGGTCGACGGTGGGCCAGCCGTCCTGCCATTCAATGGGGGCGATTTTTAGCTTTTGCAGGCCGTTGTCGGCCGCT is drawn from Gallaecimonas pentaromativorans and contains these coding sequences:
- a CDS encoding DUF2262 domain-containing protein: MEDIFKEAAIKKEKLEKEFVDLPETIITGVVGANGPGAGKVPSDKYWSLNLSLIAWKELGGQINDSKLILSKNLADGELEDIRANVERESLVQFAVKLSKNSPFGDARAQLISILDTPDDAELKAVLEKFKEPVEITHPEFGTLVLDRSVDWFEGTMNWMGEQIRISASLDREDGSPDSSLKTLEALCGDASNWSKKITDYAVSELLELKNDNWLMDGQGELTASDFTNAMKLESITVYPDGEFDFWHNDGDLFWGHSILISGTLSEGPNNADIPG
- a CDS encoding ACT domain-containing protein, whose product is MSGITHLETLLKSMSPELKAGDFVFCTLPGSLADYVSLSPLASFIEAEGLTLILDAATAAAHGLPASPPYRQITLNVHSSLEAVGLTAAFATTLTQHGISANVVAGYYHDHIFVPTAKAELALAALQALSQCDSPQENGWST
- a CDS encoding LysR family transcriptional regulator encodes the protein MTLKQLKAFLAVAQTLNFAAASELVFLSRPALSLAIKELEASLGGALFTRSTRKVALTPEGKLFLPMARRIVVDMENAEDTMRHYFTLKSGKVGIAAMPSVSATLLPGMLVAFQRRYPDVHVAVHDVINEQVLDRVRSHEVEVGLCFAPEFLGELAFTPLYQDRFVAVVPGQSELAGASSLTWAQLCHYPFVALQRPSVVRSLIEQQLALTHQRLEVAFESHQLSTLGKMVASGLGVSIVPSICIDDMQALGCRCLALDEPKIARGIGIVTLADTSLSAAATALVETIRQFDITQTGG
- a CDS encoding FRG domain-containing protein → MINETEIKDSEDLIRSLNQLPNNFIFRGHADASWKLESTLERTIGKKWSTELARKFEDHYLNLFKSKYHIYNGSEHEPKSKLAWLSVMQHYGAPTRLIDFTESPYVALYFALEAYNPLLKNDLAIYAIDYNSIMDESLAYISRRDSSFKKTRHEIIGKQDELFDDVVDRFSYEVVWITEPLELNARIDRQSGTFLISGDKEKRIEDLLSNDMYKNVEIIKFIIPNEMYENIYALLRKMNINAKTIYGDLGGLAKSIKMDMQVHAI
- a CDS encoding DUF962 domain-containing protein encodes the protein MQSKYQSFKDFYPFYLEQHRNQTCRQLHFWGSTVVVLLVLAAAVTEQWWYLGLTPVAGYGFAWVGHFFFEKNRPATFSHPLYSLMGDWVMYKDMLVGKLPFQAQH
- a CDS encoding energy transducer TonB, with the translated sequence MDSVTTPAKRPPVALWVKALWYPVVALGIWGIYADFVPSDKLAFYSVRLTLLLSVVLTFWVWWAFISGRAKVKAGTPDVMKFLAMLMVPPMMWFLIWLALAQGLPALITRFTGSPYQEAARFEKQHQHDRYMCDYRLSSDFLFHAFPSFLCSNKEFVLAEPKDAVLNLKGYRNALGFDITDYQLFYPKVLRRIDPHYPPAAAAKGIEGFVEMAFDIDPNGVPVNIHIADAKPRGVFDGAAAEALKQWRYQPLSINGYHATLPAQHLKLRFRLKGQAHAHS
- a CDS encoding class I SAM-dependent DNA methyltransferase gives rise to the protein MSRTALYTDLSGYYDLMCADINYQAQSQSLQRLHHIFGNQGTRHLDLACGTGPHVRHFLDAGFDSSGLDINQPMLDLAAKRCPEARFTLQNMCDFEVEAPLDLITCFLYSLHYCDGIANLKACIAQVHRALGSGGVFAFNAVDRLKIDNSSSVSHSASQDDALFWFRSGWHYGGEGERQSLRLHIERHHQGDIAFWQDEHPMVAVTFAELEALLAPLFEVHIFEHDYDKILPWDQASGNAIFVCVKR